One Cottoperca gobio unplaced genomic scaffold, fCotGob3.1 fCotGob3_397arrow_ctg1, whole genome shotgun sequence genomic window, ACTTACTTTGGATTACTTGTTAAAGCTGCAGCCATTGTTTGCCCACTTAACATTCACATTTGTGGAAGTGTTTCTGGCTGGTGAGCGAACATTTGCCTGTTTCCACATCCATCAGACACAGAGCAATACAAGCGTTCATCTGGAGTCGTGTTCAACTCACCAATGTAAATCTAAAGTTCTCTCTCGTcagataaaaccaaaaacaatgagTGAAAGCAACTAAATCCTAAATTCAGACAGGTACTGGTCAACATCCCAACACTAAACCTGAGCAGACTCCTCATCACTGCATTTAAACACTTCCTCTTCATCAGCTCACCAGTTGTGGGATATCTGCCGATGTTTTAGCCATCATGGGAGACAGGATGCTAGCGAGCAGGATGCCCAGGGGATTGGCTGAGGAGGGAACAGAGAAGTATTACTGCATCACGTTAAAGTTACTACAAAGAGTTTTTAATTAACTGGTTATGAAAGCTCAGATGAATACGGACCTACATCCAAACGAGACCATGAGCCAGAAGATTCTTTATTTCTATCTAGCAAAATGAGACGACGCGATGTACGGCACGCAGaccgagagaggagagaccacTCAGGAGATTAAACCTATTTATAAACCAATTTATGCTGACGTGCAAAAATGTGAGGGCTTCCCCCACACGCTGCAGCACGTGCTGGGACTGAATCAGGTCCTACTTAATATTCGATACAGACTGGGACAACATGACAAGAGGCACACACGATTAAAGTTGAAACACTTTATAGAGAAGCTTCTTCTTTCCTCACACAGAGCTGAATAATATGAACAGTAAGTCTGAAGTCTTCATGTGTGTTCATACTGACTTTAGATCAGTTTTGCATAAATGTACAAGCTGTTGTAATAACTCTTCTCTGAGTGCGTGTGATTAATAGCCAGAGAAAAGCCTTGGAGACTGAAATCACTCACACATAGAGGCGATCATGTTCGCTGTGGCACGCTGGTGGTCAGGGAACCAGAGAGCTGCCAGCTTGGTGGGGGTGAAAATGATGAGGGGCTGAGCCAGAGCACCAAGGGTCTGACCCAACATCACTATAGGGTACGGGCTGGAAGGACCCGGGCCCGTGAACGTCCCGAAGAAGCGCAGCAGCGCTCCGAACGCGTTCAGCCAGGCTCCCAGAATCAGCTGCAGAGTCAAGATGGCAGAAAGTCAAAATGCTTtctaacacagacaaacaataaAGACAGGGGGAAACTCCAACcacctgtctccctgtctgactgtctgactgactgtctgactgactgtctgactgtctccctgtctgactgactgtctgactgactgtctgactgtctccctgtctgactgactgtctgactgtctccctgtctgactgtctgactgactgtctgtctgtctccctgtctgtctgcctccctgtctgtctgcctccctgtctgtctccctgtctgtctccctctcactgGAGCACAACAGACAGGTGGTCTGCTCACGTGCACACACGGGGCGTTTAAATGTTAACTGTTTATCACTCGACTGCATGAACAGATAAATTAATGTTTCTGTAACAAACGAttgttgaaatataaaatatgagcCAACTGAATAATTTCCACTTTAATTATGGAAATCATGTAAAAACAGTCGTTTTCAATGTGGGGCAGCCGGCGTGTACGTTGAGCCGTTTGACTGTATTTGGGGACGGTTTGTGACGGCGGTGAAAGGTCACAGCTTTGGATGAGATTTGCGTTTCTGTAGATGGTGCTCGTCTTCTTCAGTCTGCACACGGCGGCTCCTCGTGTTTTCTAGTTATTCATCAGTTTACTTTAAaccaaatataatgtataagcATCATTCCCCAggaaagagaagcagagcatcaacccccccccccctttttaaTACGCAGCTCCACTGAACCATGCAGAACCTACTAAACAAGTTACACGACATCGCCGGGAGACGCCTCCGTGTTCAGAGGGAGGTCTGTACCGTGATCCGTAGCCCGCAGGTGTCCAGCATCCATGTGGTCCCAAAGCTGAGCGGTATGGCCACCACCATGTAGACCAGGGACAACCAGTTGATTTCCCCCAAAGTGACCTTCAGAAACTGGGCAGACTGGTCCGCTACTGGGGCAAAGGTCAGCCATATCTGGGGAGACACATGGAGGTCATGAGGTCATACCTACTCTTACAATATGACTGCTGAAACGAGTATCAGCAGTCATCATCAGTCTGAGAAGattcttatttaatatttaaatggtCATTTTACAATGaggatataagatatatatatattttaagatactaGTTTTATATGACAATTAGATATTGGTTATTATGGTTACTTTGTACATTGAAGATTGTTAATGTTATAAGaggattgatttgttttgttagaTCTCAGAAGATCAACCCGTTTCTCCAGTTGTATCTTGTTTGTGGATAAAACCTGTTGCACCAGTTGCATTTGAGAGACGAGTATCTCGTCATGTGACCTGCACACAAAGAGGAAATGATTCGATCCTGAGTCACGGCAGCTCGTTCTGCTCTCGTGACCAGTTAACACACACGCTGTTCTGCTAGCGAAGGTACAACAGTGTCGCACAGAAAGTAGTGCTgtgatgttggatgttacagaggatgtGAGATGTTATTCATATGGCggtgtgttctttatactatGACAGTTTAAATCCCAACATCTCGCCTTGCTTACGGTATCCAAACATGAAGAAGAATCGCTTTGTATCACGATACGTACCGTATCATAAGATTCTTGCTGAAACACAGCGCTAGTCTGCTTGCTGTAGTTCCATAAAACCCATAAAACATCTTGTAAAATGGATTATACAGTAACCATGTTACTGCAGTGCATGTGAACGCATCCAAATTACCGCCATAATCTGATTTTTCCAAGCAACTCTGATTTGCTTAGTGCGTGTAAACGTAGTGACCCAACATCCAGGTTACACAATacaactataaatataaaacccGGGTGAAGAACACTGAAATGTGCTTATAGCTTCTCATACGCTCGTCTGGAGAACTTGTCGGGCAGCATGTCGGGCTGACGGAGGGACTGAATGAATCTGACCTGTAAACTGAATACTGAGCCTACAAAGGCAGCACCAGAACAACTCTCTGTCTGGTGGACAATGAAGGAAACCTAATGTATGCAGCTGAGTTATTGTCAACTGCTCAGCTGATGTGGGCACAAAAGCCAGGCCCGTCTCTCACGGGGTGAAATGCTCAGAGTTCACATTTTCCCACAGTCCTCCTTTTCTTATTCTAGAGAGCCGATTCTGTTCGCAGAGGAACGGCTCGACCGTCCAGCGACGCTTCACACACCTCTCGTAAGCTTCTGACAAAACGTGGCTTTCAATGTCACAATATTGTTTCATTACAACACCACGAGTGGAGTTTCATATTGTACTGAAACTACAACGCTTCATGCCGATGCAGACAGCTAAGATAtgcatattatacatatacatcattcatatatatataatatatatatatatatatatatatatatatatatatatatatatatatatatatatatatatatatatatatatatatatatatatatatatatacatatacatatatcattcAAGCCAACGAAGGACACTCACACAAGTTActtcattttaaatcaacaaaACATGTAATCTTTCCTTAGATTTTTGCAAACTTCTAAATATTGACATCAGATTCAGCCTccaactatattatattattatattattatatattatatccacATAATCCACTCGACACGCAGTGAAAGTCACATTGTACGTGGAACGGAATTGGgattattttaaatttgtgGTTGTTATTACAGTGGCATTTATTAAAGCaacaataatgaataaataaatgatcaaagaTTAAATTAAAGTCCTTGTTTTTTATGTTGTACAAACaacttaacaaaataaaaacaaagctaaacTTCTTAAACGCATCA contains:
- the LOC115005907 gene encoding solute carrier family 49 member A3; amino-acid sequence: MEDGEASTEVQTVSAGVLPKAPNTDLKKLLFFKVYKRRWFVLLVLCLLNCSNATIWLTFAPVADQSAQFLKVTLGEINWLSLVYMVVAIPLSFGTTWMLDTCGLRITLILGAWLNAFGALLRFFGTFTGPGPSSPYPIVMLGQTLGALAQPLIIFTPTKLAALWFPDHQRATANMIASMSNPLGILLASILSPMMAKTSADIPQL